CCATCCGGGGGGAGGGGTACATGTACACCTTCCCGCACAGGGGCGAAGACCCTCATGATTAGCCTTCGCTCCGGCCTCTTCCGCCGGATCCTGTTCTGGTTTCTCATCGCCATGCTGGTAGCCGGGCTCGGCGGCACGGCGGTGACCATCCTGCTCACCCGGGAGGGCCTCCTCTTCTCGGGACGCAAGGAGCTCCTCCGCCACGCCGTGGCCACGCAGGGAGAGCGGGCGGCGGCGCTCTACGAAGAAGAGGGACGTCGAGGCCTCCGCGATTTCGCCCACAGGCTGCGACAGGAGACGGAACTCCATCTCATTCTCCTGGGGAACGAGGGAATCCCCCTCACCCCAGGCGGTCAGTCACCGATGTTTTCCAGGATGGTGGAGCGGATGCGGCGCAGCGACGAAAACTTCGCCATCGACCGCGGCATGCCCACGGCGAAGGCCGCCGTCACCGGGCCTTCGGGGGAAACCTACCTCGCCGTAGGCTTTCTCCGTCCCCCGCCTGAGGGGGCGCCACCCCGCACCGCGCTCCCCCTTCTCTGGTGGTTCGGCCTCATTGTGGCGGCGGGCACACTCTTCTGTGTTCTGCTGGCGGACCATCTGGCCCGTCCCATGCGGCGGCTTCAGGAGACCTCCCTCCATCTTGCAGGCGGCGACCTCACCGCCCGGGTAGAGGGCCCGATGCTCGCCGGAAAGGACGAACTGGCAGAACTCGGCCGGAGCATGAACTACATGGCCTCCCGCATCGAAGGGCTCGTCAATGGACAGCGCAGGCTCCTCCGTGACATCTCCCACGAGCTGCGGAGTCCTCTGGCGCGTCTCCAGGTGGCGCTGGAGCTGGCCCGGCGGGGAGGAGGAGGGCAGGCAGAGCGCCACCTGGACCGCATCGAGCTGGAATCCCGGCGTATGGAAGCACTGATCGCCCAGCTGCTGTCTCTGGTGCGTCTCCAGAACGGCCGCGAGGAGATCCACACCGAGGATGTGGATCTGGACGCCTTGCTGCGTGAGATCATCGACGACACCGCCTATGAGGAAACCGAACAGGGGAGAGAGCGCGTCGCATTCCAATCACCGGGAAGCGTGTCGGTCCGCGGCGACAGAACACTCCTGCACAGGGCCTTCGAGAACATCCTCCGCAACGCCCTGCGCCACACCGACCCCGATGCGGGGGTTGTGGCTACCCTGAAACGGGAGGGAGATCGGTGCATCGTGGGCATCCGGGATTTCGGAGAGGGTGTCCCCGAAGAAGAGCTGCAGAGCATCTTCGATCCCTTCTACCGCTCCGACAGCGCCCGCTCTCCGGGAGAGGGAGGAGCCGGCATCGGGCTGGCCATTGTCAGAGAGGGGATCGCCGCCCACGGTGGGGATGTGGAGGCACGGAACGCAGGAAAGGGCCTGGAGGTGGTGGTGCGCCTTCCCGCAAACCATAGGGAACGCCGGACATAGCCGTGGGCGCCCCGGGGGGCGCCCACGCAGTACCATCATACCCTGTCTGCGGCTCTGTCGCTACCAGCTGTGTTTCCCTTGCCCCCTGCGCATCCCCTGGCCGGGGGCTGTCTCCCCGGGACCGCCATCCCGCTGCCTGGGACCGGCCTGCATCCCCGGGCCCCGGCGGTGTCCGCCCCGCAGTACCGCAAGCTTCCGCCACTGGTCCAGAGTGAGGATCTCGGGCAGCCGCTCCCGCCACTGTCTGCCGTATTCGGTGACCGTCAACAGGGCATCGGCGTTGCCGGCGGCGAGTTCATCCAGCCTGGCCCCGCCGGTGGGATCCTGCAGCAGCGTCTGCATGGTGGCAGTGCGACGCTCCCTCAGCGCATCCACGGCCGCACCGAGATCCGCGCCGGAACGGAGATCGGCCAGCTGTTCCTGCTGCTGCGGGGAGAGCTCCAGTGTCCCTGCCGCTTCATCCAAAGCGGTGACAAAACGGGGCGAATCGTCTCTCCTGTAGGGGTGGGAGCCGCACTGTTCCAGCAGTTCGCTCCGCCGTTCCGCCGAAAGCGAAGAGAGCATATCCCCCACCTCGGCATACCAGAGCCGCTCCCGCCGGATCATGGCGCTGCGGAGCGCCTCCCTGTCCACCTCGACACCCCGGACCATCGCCGCGTAGTCCCGTCCGGTCTGCTGCAAGAGATCGAGATGCGCCGCGGCAAAGGCACGCCGGCGGTCATCCATGGCTGCGCGCTCCTCATCGGTCAGTCCCTGGACCATACCTCCGAGGAACATGCCGCCCAGTCCGGGTCCTCCGCCGATCATCCCTGCGCCGCGCCCCGCCCGACGGATGCCCGCGGAGGATGCCGGATCGTGGCGCCATGCTCTTTCGTCGGTGTCCCGCCGCTCCTGCATGAACCGTCCTTCACCCTTCATCCCCTGACCGGGGCCGTATGCCGAAGCCGGCAGCACCCCCGCCGCCAGCGACACCGCAAACACCGCGGCAACGCCAGCCAAAACACCTTTTTTCAAAACCGTCATCGCAATCAACCTCCCTCTGGATTCCAGTCGGAGCGCGCGTTTCCCGCCGCTCCGCCGACGATGCATATCCTACACCGGGCTGCGTTAAGGTGCGGTCAACCTCTGTAAAGGTATGTAAGGTCCTCTCCGCCAAGGCGATCGCGGGGCTCCGCATAGCCATTTGACAATACCGGGAATGAAGGCTATACTTTCCCCGTTGCAGGATTTCCTGCATGATGACCACAGTGATGTAACCTTACTTGCTTGGAGGAGCCATGATCCGACAGCGGATACACGACCGATTCAAGGAGCTCTCCGCAGGGCAGACACGCATCGCACGCTTCCTGCTGAGCAAGCCGAGGGAGGCGGCCTTCCTCACGGCCTCCGCACTGGGGAACCGTACGGACGTCAGCGAATCCACAGTGGTGCGCTTCGCCACGCTTCTCGGCTACTCCGGCTATCCGGAGCTGCGGCGGGCGGTGCAGGAGGAGCTGAAAAACCAGCTGTCCACGGCGGAGCGGCTCCAGAGCTTTCAGGAAGAGACACAGCTGCCGGAGCAGGAACTGGCCTCCTACACGATGCATATGGATCACAGCTGCCTCGGCGAGGCCACCTCACACGTCAGCCAGCACGAACTCAGCGCCTTCGCGGAAGCCCTGGCCGAGGCGGAACAGATTCTCGTCGTCGGTCGGCGGAGCGCCAAATCCCTGGCTGTCTACCTTTCCTACTATCTCTCCTGGCTCCACGAACAGGTGGAGCTGCTGGAAGGGGAATTCCACTGCGAGAGGTTCCTCATGCGCCCGAAGGGATGGTTCGTCGTGGGGCTCAGTTTCCCCCGGTACACGGCGGAAACCGTCGCGATCCTCCAGCAGGCGAAGGAACAGGGTCTCACCACCGGGGCCATCACCGATAGCGTGGCCAGCCCCGTCGCCGAAAGCACCGATCTGATCCTTACGGCCCCCTACAGTCCGGTTTCGTTCATCGACTCCTTCACGACCCCCATGAGTGTGCTCAACGCCCTTCTGCTGGAGGTGGCGGGGCGGGTCGGCCACGACAGGGTGGAAAAGCGCCTGGAACACTTCGAGGAGCTCTGGGCCGGACAGGGTATCTACCTACGGCAGAAACGCTAAAGGAGAAGCGGTGAAACCCAAACATTTGCAGAAAGGTGTTGGCACACATGTCACAGGAGGGCAAGGTCTTTCCCCGATCCTTCGCGCGCGCCATGCCCACGGCGGTCCGGGCGGAGGGCATCTACATCGAGGATGAGGAAGGAAAGCGCTACATCGACGGCTGCAGCGGCGCGCTGATCTCCAATCTGGGACACGGCGTTCCCGAGATTGTGGAGGCCCTGCAGCAGCAGCTCCAGACGCTCACCTTCGCGCATCCTTCGCGTTGGCGGAACAAGGCCGCAATGGAGGCGGCAGAGGAGGTGGCCTCCATCACACCGGCGGATATGGACTACCTCTGGCTGGTCAGCGGCGGCAGCGAGGCCATCGAGTCGGCGGTGAAGCTCGCCAGGCAGTACTACGTGGAGCGCGACGGAGCGGGCAGCGCCAAGCATCTCACCCTGGCCCGGTGGAACTCCTACCACGGGAGCACCCTGGGGACCCTGGCCGTCGGCGGGAACATGCCCCGGCGACGCCTCTTCTCCCCCATGTTCATGGAGCAGCCCAAGGTGCCGACCCACTACTGCTACCGCTGTCCCTACGGACTCACCTACCCCACCTGCGGGCTCCGCTGCGCCACGGACGTGGAACGGGCGATCAAGCGGATCGGACCGCAGTACATCGCCTCCTTCGTTGCGGAACCGGTCGTCGGTTCCTCGGTGGGGGCCCTCAATCCCCCCGAGGAGTACTGGCCGATGATCCGGGAGATCTGCAACCGGTATGACATCCTCCTGGTGGCCGACGAGATCATGACCGGCTTCGGCCGGACCGGCGAGTACTTCGCCGTCAACCACTGGGATGTGATTCCCGATATCATCGCCGTGGCCAAGGGAATGGCGGCGGGCTATGTCCCCACCGGAGGCATCATCGTCCGCGAGGCCATCGCGGACGCCATCCGGGAAGGGAGCGGGGCATTCACGCACGGCCACACCTACAACGGCAACCCCCTGAGCGGTACCGCCGTGGCGGCGGTGGTGCGCTACATCAAGGAGCACAAACTGGTGGCAAACGCCAGGAGTATGGGCGACCTCCTGGGCTCCAGAATGGAGCGTCTCCGCGACCACCCGCTGGTGGGCGACGTCCGCGGCCTCGGACTGATGCGCGGCGTCGAGCTGGTGGCCGACAAGGAAACCGGAGAACCCTTCCCGGCTTCCCGCAAGGCCACCTGGGTGGCCGCACGGACCTGCGCCGAACGGGGGCTGATGATCTATCCCGGCAGCGGCATGGTGGATGGTGTCGCAGGGGACCAATTCATGATCGCGCCGCCGCTGGTGGTCACCGAAGAGGAGATCAACGAGATCATGAACCGGCTCGAGGAAGGCCTCGACGCG
Above is a genomic segment from Synergistales bacterium containing:
- a CDS encoding MurR/RpiR family transcriptional regulator translates to MIRQRIHDRFKELSAGQTRIARFLLSKPREAAFLTASALGNRTDVSESTVVRFATLLGYSGYPELRRAVQEELKNQLSTAERLQSFQEETQLPEQELASYTMHMDHSCLGEATSHVSQHELSAFAEALAEAEQILVVGRRSAKSLAVYLSYYLSWLHEQVELLEGEFHCERFLMRPKGWFVVGLSFPRYTAETVAILQQAKEQGLTTGAITDSVASPVAESTDLILTAPYSPVSFIDSFTTPMSVLNALLLEVAGRVGHDRVEKRLEHFEELWAGQGIYLRQKR
- a CDS encoding HAMP domain-containing protein, with protein sequence MISLRSGLFRRILFWFLIAMLVAGLGGTAVTILLTREGLLFSGRKELLRHAVATQGERAAALYEEEGRRGLRDFAHRLRQETELHLILLGNEGIPLTPGGQSPMFSRMVERMRRSDENFAIDRGMPTAKAAVTGPSGETYLAVGFLRPPPEGAPPRTALPLLWWFGLIVAAGTLFCVLLADHLARPMRRLQETSLHLAGGDLTARVEGPMLAGKDELAELGRSMNYMASRIEGLVNGQRRLLRDISHELRSPLARLQVALELARRGGGGQAERHLDRIELESRRMEALIAQLLSLVRLQNGREEIHTEDVDLDALLREIIDDTAYEETEQGRERVAFQSPGSVSVRGDRTLLHRAFENILRNALRHTDPDAGVVATLKREGDRCIVGIRDFGEGVPEEELQSIFDPFYRSDSARSPGEGGAGIGLAIVREGIAAHGGDVEARNAGKGLEVVVRLPANHRERRT
- a CDS encoding aspartate aminotransferase family protein, whose protein sequence is MSQEGKVFPRSFARAMPTAVRAEGIYIEDEEGKRYIDGCSGALISNLGHGVPEIVEALQQQLQTLTFAHPSRWRNKAAMEAAEEVASITPADMDYLWLVSGGSEAIESAVKLARQYYVERDGAGSAKHLTLARWNSYHGSTLGTLAVGGNMPRRRLFSPMFMEQPKVPTHYCYRCPYGLTYPTCGLRCATDVERAIKRIGPQYIASFVAEPVVGSSVGALNPPEEYWPMIREICNRYDILLVADEIMTGFGRTGEYFAVNHWDVIPDIIAVAKGMAAGYVPTGGIIVREAIADAIREGSGAFTHGHTYNGNPLSGTAVAAVVRYIKEHKLVANARSMGDLLGSRMERLRDHPLVGDVRGLGLMRGVELVADKETGEPFPASRKATWVAARTCAERGLMIYPGSGMVDGVAGDQFMIAPPLVVTEEEINEIMNRLEEGLDAARHELHR